One part of the Tachyglossus aculeatus isolate mTacAcu1 chromosome 26, mTacAcu1.pri, whole genome shotgun sequence genome encodes these proteins:
- the MRPS12 gene encoding 28S ribosomal protein S12, mitochondrial, whose translation MSWPGLFRVVTTTLNWGLWAARRPMATLNQMHRAGRPKRPPPKLGPTEGRPQLKGVVLKTMTRKPKKPNSANRKCARVRLSTGREAVCFVPGEGHHLQEHHVVLLQGGRTQDLPGVRLTVVRGKHDCGHVQKKKA comes from the exons ATGTCCTGGCCGGGCCTGTTCAGAGTGGTGACCACGACCCTAAACTGGG GGCTGTGGGCCGCCCGCCGGCCCATGGCCACCCTGAACCAGATGCACCGGGCGGGGCGGCCCAAGCGGCCGCCCCCGAAGCTGGGCCCCACGGAGGGCCGCCCGCAGCTCAAGGGCGTCGTGCTGAAGACCATGACCCGCAAGCCCAAGAAGCCCAACTCGGCCAACCGCAAGTGCGCCCGGGTGCGGCTGAGCACGGGCCGGGAGGCCGTCTGCTTCGTCCCCGGCGAGGGCCACCACCTCCAGGAGCACCACGTGGTCCTGCTGCAGGGCGGCCGCACCCAGGACCTGCCCGGCGTCCGCCTCACCGTCGTCCGCGGCAAGCACGACTGCGGCCACGTGCAGAAGAAGAAGGCGTGA
- the SARS2 gene encoding serine--tRNA ligase, mitochondrial: protein MRRLPTLLRSLQRWEPGRRGCSNGGGGGGQRRPQSLLFEHVRLGYSSRPQLDMGPYCARAEEAARDVDRRKGPLSSDDLLEVVSIWKRLEKVKEEIERIKDEKVTVTDQVKSQLENHDKSAVQEDPSHRALLSRGRELRKQLKILIRERERLEELFYPRALKLPNSTHPDVPVGEEPQARVVEVVGQKPVFSFLPRRHLDIGERLDIIRQKRLSHVSGHRSYYLRGAGALLQHALVSFALRKLVGKGFTPMVVPDLLRGAVFEGCGMNPQASPPQIYNLDPTCFQDLNLAGTAEVGLAGYFMDHAVALKDLPVRMVCSSTCYRAETDKCQEPHGLFRVHHFTKVEMFGVTAAETGRESAALLDEFVSIQKEIFSELGLHFRVMDMPTRELGPPAHRKFDVEAWMAGRGDFGEISSASNCTDFQSRRLHIMYEDAAGRLAHAHTVNGTACAVPRLLIALLENNQLKDGSVLVPPVLQPYVGTERLTAPTHAPLRYIGPNQPLWA, encoded by the exons ATGCGGCGGCTGCCCACGCTGCTCCGGAGCCTCCAGCGCTGGGAGCCGGGCCGCCGGGGCTGCTccaatggcggcggcggcggcgggcagaGGCGGCCCCAGAGCCTCCTGTTCGAGCACGTGCGCCTCGGCTACAGCTCCAGGCCCCAGCTGGACATGGGCCCCTACTGCGCACGCGCGGAGGAGGCGGCGCGGGACGTGGACCGCCGGAAGGGCCCGTTGAGTTCGGACGACCTGCTGGAAGTT GTGTCCATCTGGAAGCGGCTAGAGAAGGTCAAAGAGGAGATCGAGAGGATCAAAGACGAGAAGGTGACCGTGACCGACCAAGTGAAGTCCCAGCTG GAGAACCACGACAAGTCCGCCGTGCAGGAG GACCCCAGCCACCGGGCCCTGCTGAGCCGCGGCCGGGAGCTCCGGAAACAGCTCAAGATCCTGATCCGGGAGAGGGAGCGGCTGGAGGAGCTGTTCTACCCCCGCGCCCTCAAGCTCCCCAACAGCACGCACCCCGATGTG CCTGTCGGGGAGGAGCCCCAGGCCCGCGTGGTGGAGGTGGTCGGCCAGAAGCCAG tgttctccttcctcccccggcGGCACCTGGACATCGGGGAGCGGCTGGACATCATCCGGCAGAA GCGCCTGTCCCACGTGTCCGGCCACCGCTCCTACTACCTGCGCGGGGCCGGCGCCCTGCTCCAGCACGCCCTGGTCAGCTTCGCCCTCCGCAAGCTCGTCGGCAAG GGCTTCACCCCCATGGTTGTGCCGGATCTGCTGAGAGGAGCCGTCTTT GAAGGCTGCGGGATGAACCCCCAGGCCAGCCCCCCACAGATCTACAACCTCGACCCCACCTGCTTCCAGGACCTGAATCTGGCGGGCACCGCGGAGGTGGGCCTCGCAG GGTATTTCATGGATCATGCAGTGGCGCTGAAGGATCTGCCCGTTAG AATGGTCTGCTCCAGCACGTGCTACCGGGCCGAGACGGACAAGTGCCAGGAGCCCCACGGCCTCTTCCGCGTCCATCACTTCACCAAG GTGGAGATGTTCGGGGTGACGGCGGCCGAGACGGGGCGGGAGAGTGCCGCCTTGCTGGACGAGTTCGTCTCCATCCAGAAGGAGATTTTCTCCGAGCTGGGACTGCACTTCAG GGTCATGGACATGCCGACGCGGGAGCTGGGCCCGCCGGCCCACCGCAAGTTCGACGTGGAGGCTTGGATGGCTGGGAGGGGCGACTTCGGAGAG ATCTCCAGCGCCTCCAACTGCACCGACTTCCAGAGCCGCCGCCTTCACATCATGTACGAGGACGCCGCCGGCCGGCTGGCTCACGCGCACACC GTGAACGGGACGGCCTGTGCGGTGCCCCGCCTCCTCATCGCCCTCCTGGAGAATAACCAGCTGAAG GACGGCAGCGTGCTGGTACCCCCCGTCCTCCAGCCCTACGTTGGCACCGAGCGGCTGACGGCTCCCACGCACGCGCCCCTCAGATACATCGGCCCCAACCAGCCCCTTTGGGCCTGA